A region of Hydrogenimonas cancrithermarum DNA encodes the following proteins:
- a CDS encoding lysylphosphatidylglycerol synthase transmembrane domain-containing protein, whose translation MKKFKLLLKISLTIAALWFVLRKVDIGQLKFSLQSADAFWLFAAFILFNLSKIASAFRLNIYFEAAGLKLSQGYNLILYYVGMFYNLFLPGGIGGDGYKIYLLNRHYKHGVKPLFQAVLLDRLSGLAALAFYASLLFAFSDYANLLGSWTAWISLGLAVTVFPIAYIATKWLFGIFLKVFNTTMLWGLGVQLLQLLCAWAIVKSLAIDHAMLEYLTLFLVSSVVAVLPLTIGGVGVRELTFLYGLGYIGEEPSLGVTFSFLFFMITALSSLMGLFLLNRVTQTPNKEVP comes from the coding sequence ATGAAAAAGTTCAAACTTCTTCTCAAAATTTCTCTGACCATCGCGGCACTCTGGTTCGTGCTGCGAAAGGTCGATATCGGCCAACTCAAATTTTCACTGCAAAGTGCCGACGCTTTCTGGCTCTTCGCGGCCTTCATCCTCTTCAACCTCTCCAAAATCGCCAGTGCTTTCCGGCTCAATATCTACTTCGAAGCGGCCGGCCTGAAACTGTCACAGGGCTACAACCTCATCCTCTACTACGTCGGGATGTTCTACAACCTCTTTCTGCCGGGCGGTATCGGCGGTGACGGCTACAAAATCTACCTGCTTAACCGTCACTACAAACATGGGGTCAAACCACTTTTCCAGGCGGTCCTGCTCGACAGGCTGAGCGGCCTCGCGGCATTGGCGTTCTACGCCTCTCTGCTCTTCGCTTTCAGTGACTATGCGAATCTTCTGGGTTCATGGACGGCATGGATATCGCTCGGTCTGGCCGTTACCGTTTTTCCCATCGCTTATATCGCGACAAAATGGCTCTTTGGCATTTTTTTGAAGGTTTTCAACACCACGATGCTCTGGGGGCTGGGTGTCCAGCTGCTGCAGCTTCTATGCGCCTGGGCCATTGTAAAGAGCCTCGCGATCGACCATGCCATGCTGGAGTATTTGACGCTCTTCCTCGTTTCGAGCGTCGTCGCCGTCCTGCCGCTCACCATCGGCGGGGTAGGGGTACGGGAGCTCACATTTCTCTATGGCCTCGGATATATCGGTGAAGAACCGAGCCTCGGCGTCACCTTCTCCTTTCTCTTTTTCATGATAACGGCACTCTCATCGTTGATGGGTCTCTTTCTGCTCAATCGGGTGACACAAACTCCAAACAAAGAGGTCCCGTAA